One region of Brassica napus cultivar Da-Ae chromosome A10, Da-Ae, whole genome shotgun sequence genomic DNA includes:
- the BNAA10G09820D gene encoding uncharacterized protein BNAA10G09820D isoform X1: protein MDTCVTQTTTLPPEEEEENDDEWDTDGFVIPSLEIEKEKVNDSEADNSKPSSPKVNIKAEDNIYLGPRGGAPPSQLQDTSSRKQRFKLKLKEADQKMNASGRENKVANLRELVGGVEKGSNVSKDVSRDWLDPHCHESEFEKRQQL, encoded by the exons ATGGACACTTGTGTAACGCAGACGACGACTCTGCCTccggaagaggaagaagaaaacgatgATGAGTGGG ACACTGATGGGTTTGTGATTCCAAGCTTGGAGATTGAAAAGGAAAAGGTTAATGATTCAGAAGCTGATAACTCAAAACCTTCTTCTCCTAAAGTCAAT ATTAAAGCTGAAGATAACATCTACCTAGGACCGCGTGGAGGCGCTCCTCCCTCGCAGCTACAAGACACATCGAGCAGGAAGCAGCGGTTTAAGCTGAAACTCAAGGAAGCAGACCAGAAAATGAATGCCTCTGGTCGAGAAAACAAAGTGGCTAACTTGAGAGAGCTTGTAGGCGGCGTCGAGAAAGGAAGTAACGTTTCAAAAGATGTTTCAAGAGACTGGCTTGACCCACATTGCCATGAGTCTGAGTTCGAGAAACGTCAACAACTGTAA
- the LOC106371393 gene encoding DEK domain-containing chromatin-associated protein 4, translated as MGEEDTKVIVEPTANGTSSLPKPSDEITGKQAEENATVKETQENKKAEDNGSEKMVIDDDIKQDEEKEVSDKETKAETEKDVNGDKEPAETAETNEDKGQPEADQMDEDTDGKKLEADDGLSGGATAEDTVMKESVESDDKRETDTKGAENQVVNKIDTTEGSQDKTEKESEEEKLLGGDEGDSVDEVEKRDTSNKEEAPKERNEGEMAEDGKEEKPNKEEEVKEANKEEEDTDVNEPKEDDEKIEAKGEDGNDIDDSKDEIEDKEEETKDEKEDEKEESNDEKEDEKEKNNDDKEDENEDSKKSSKRGKGKNEKARGKTKSEEEKKDAEPETPYSDRPVRERKSVERLVAVIDKDSSKEFQVEKGKGTPLKDIPNVAYKIARKKSEEVFKLLHTILFGGRRGRAAQVKANILRFSGYKWQGDEEKAKDKIKEKLDKCNKEKLLEFCDLFDISVAKATTKKEDIVAKLFKFLEKPHATTDVPVYEKEKGAKRKRTPTKSSHAAGSSSSKRSAKSQKKTDKKSLPHSDDESEEEKEEEEEEREHETEEEDEKIDEEEENENGIPDQSDDEAPQPSESEEKVESEEDSESEEETKKKKRGSRTVSGKKESTAGKSRSKKAAVSTKSSPPPTKVTQKRSAGKRKKSDDDDSDTSPKASSSKRKKTEKPAKEQSSVPSKSASKEKPGKRGGKGKDKTKEPSDEELKNAIVDILKEVDFNTATFTDILNRLAGMFKLDLTSRKSSIKLMIQDELTKLADEAENEVGEEDAEKEKAGGEEVKA; from the exons ATGGGGGAAGAAGATACAAAAGTCATTGTGGAGCCAACAGCAAATGGGACCAGTTCTCTTCCAAAGCCATCAGATGAAATCACTGGGAAACAGGCGGAGGAGAATGCTACTGTAAAAGAAACACAGGAAAACAAAAAAGCTGAGGATAATGGATCTGAGAAAATGGTGATAGATGATGACATCAAGCAAGATGAAGAGAAAGAGGTTTCAGATAAAGAAACGAAAGCTGAGACTGAGAAAGATGTCAACGGAGACAAGGAGCCAGCAGAGACTGCTGAAACAAACGAAGATAAGGGACAACCAGAAGCTGATCAAATGGATGAAGACACTGATGGCAAGAAGTTGGAAGCTGATGATGGTTTGTCTGGAGGTGCTACAGCGGAAGATACTGTGATGAAGGAATCCGTGGAGTCTGATGACAAGAGAGAGACAGACACAAAAGGTGCCGAAAATCAAGTGGTGAACAAGATAGATACAACTGAAGGAAGCCAAGATAAAACTGAGAAAgaatcagaggaagagaagttaTTGGGTGGAGACGAGGGGGACAGTGTCGATGAGGTTGAAAAGAGGGATACAAGTAACAAAGAAGAGGCACCAAAGGAAAGGAATGAAGGCGAAATGGCTGAAGATGGGAAAGAGGAAAAACCAAACAAAGAAGAGGAAGTGAAGGAAGCGAACAAGGAAGAGGAAGACACAGATGTCAATGAGCCGAAAGAGGATGACGAAAAAATAGAGGCTAAGGGTGAGGATGGAAATGATATAGATGACAGCAAGGATGAGATTGAAGATAAAGAGGAGGAGACAAAGGACGAGAAGGAAGATGAAAAAGAAGAGAGCAATgatgagaaagaagatgaaaaagaaaagaacaatGATGATAAGGAAGATGAAAATGAAGATAGCAAGAAGTCTAGCAAGCGAGGGAAAGGGAAGAATGAGAAAGCTCGCGGGAAGACAAAGAGTGAGGAAGAAAAGAAGGATGCTGAACCTGAGACTCCTTACTCTGATCGCCCTGTACGTGAGCGAAAGTCTGTTGAAAGGCTTGTTGCGGTGATTGATAAAGATTCTTCAAAGGAATTCCAAGTTGAAAAG GGAAAAGGAACACCTCTCAAAGATATCCCCAATG TTGCTTACAAGATAGCAAGGAAGAAGTCTGAGGAAGTTTTCAAGCTTCTGCACACAATTCTATTTGGCGGGAGAAGAGGGAGA GCTGCACAGGTTAAGGCAAACATATTGCGCTTTTCTGGTTACAAATGGCAAGGAGATGAG GAAAAagcaaaagataaaataaaagaaaagctTGACAAATGCAACAAGGAGAAGCTGCTGGAGTTTTGCGATCTCTTTGACATATCGGTTGCCAAGGCAACAACGAAAAAG GAAGACATTGTTGCAAAGCTATTTAAGTTCTTGGAAAAACCTCATGCGACTACTGATGTTCCTGTTTATGAGAAAGAGAAG GGCGCAAAACGCAAAAGAACTCCTACGAAAAGTTCACATGCAGCTGGAAGTTCATCTTCTAAACGATCAGCAAAG agccAAAAAAAGACTGACAAAAAGAGCTTACCTCATTCTGATGATGAGtctgaagaagagaaagaggaagaagaagaggagagagagcatGAGACagaggaggaagatgaaaagattgatgaggaggaggagaatgAAAATGGGATTCCTGATCAATCGGATGATGAGGCCCCTCAACCTTCTGAAAGTGAGGAGAAAGTTGAATCTGAGGAGGACTCAGAGTcagaggaagaaactaaaaagAAGAAACGTGGTTCTAGGACAGTATCTGGAAAGAAAGAATCGACAGCAGGGAAATCAAGAAGCAAGAAAGCTGCAGTCTCTACGAAATCCAGTCCACCCCCAACGAAAGTTACCCAAAAGCGTTCAGcaggaaaaagaaagaagagtgaTGACGACGACAGTGATACAAGTCCAAAGGCATCGTCCtctaagaggaagaagactgaAAAACCGGCCAAGGAGCAGTCCTCGGTTCCTTCAAAATCGGCATCAAAAGAGAAACCAG GAAAAAGAGGCGGAAAAGGGAAAGACAAAACCAAGGAGCCTAGTGATGAAGAGTTGAAAAATGCAATTGTCGATATCTTGAAGGAAGTGGACTTTAACACG GCCACATTCACTGACATCCTCAATCGACTAG CTGGGATGTTCAAACTGGATCTCACCTCAAGAAAATCATCGATAAAGCTGATGATTCAAGATGAGCTGACTAAGCTAGCAGATGAAGCCGAGAATGAGGTTGGAGAAGAAGATGCTGAGAAAGAGAAAGCTGGTGGAGAGGAGGTTAAGGCTTGA
- the BNAA10G09820D gene encoding uncharacterized protein BNAA10G09820D isoform X2 — protein sequence MMSGRTLNRSFDPLTDTDGFVIPSLEIEKEKVNDSEADNSKPSSPKVNIKAEDNIYLGPRGGAPPSQLQDTSSRKQRFKLKLKEADQKMNASGRENKVANLRELVGGVEKGSNVSKDVSRDWLDPHCHESEFEKRQQL from the exons atgATGAGTGGG CGAACGTTGAATCGATCATTTGATCCGTTGACAGACACTGATGGGTTTGTGATTCCAAGCTTGGAGATTGAAAAGGAAAAGGTTAATGATTCAGAAGCTGATAACTCAAAACCTTCTTCTCCTAAAGTCAAT ATTAAAGCTGAAGATAACATCTACCTAGGACCGCGTGGAGGCGCTCCTCCCTCGCAGCTACAAGACACATCGAGCAGGAAGCAGCGGTTTAAGCTGAAACTCAAGGAAGCAGACCAGAAAATGAATGCCTCTGGTCGAGAAAACAAAGTGGCTAACTTGAGAGAGCTTGTAGGCGGCGTCGAGAAAGGAAGTAACGTTTCAAAAGATGTTTCAAGAGACTGGCTTGACCCACATTGCCATGAGTCTGAGTTCGAGAAACGTCAACAACTGTAA
- the LOC106371391 gene encoding fasciclin-like arabinogalactan protein 1, whose translation MAKKMREVTISYILPILLLLLAVETHAHNVTRLLASHPSFSSFNHFLTQTHLAGEINRRTTITVLAVDNAAMSALTSKGYPISTVKNILSLHVLLDYFGAKKIHQIRDGSALAATLFQATGAAPGTTGFVNITDLRGGKVGLGPDGGDLSSFFVKSVEEVPYNISIIQISKVLPSETASAPTPAPAEMNLTGIMSAHGCKVFAETLLANPGASKTYQESVEGGMTVFCPGDDAMKGFLPKYKNLTAPKKEAFLDFLAVPTYYSMAMLKSNNGPMNTLATDGADKFELTVQNDGEKVTLRTRINTVQIVDTIIDEQPLAIYATDKVLLPKELFKASAVEAPAPAPAPEDGDVADSPKPAKGKGKGKKKKAAPSPDDSFGDSDSPAEGPDGDADDATADEASAVRIVGGATAGLVVSVFCLFASSSLL comes from the exons TTCAACCACTTCCTCACCCAAACCCACCTCGCCGGCGAAATCAACCGGAGAACAACCATAACCGTCCTCGCCGTCGACAACGCCGCCATGTCCGCCTTAACCTCGAAAGGCTACCCAATCTCCACCGTCAAGAACATCCTCTCCCTCCACGTCCTCCTCGACTACTTCGGCGCCAAGAAAATCCACCAGATCCGCGACGGCTCAGCTCTCGCCGCCACTCTCTTCCAAGCCACCGGAGCTGCTCCGGGAACCACCGGATTCGTCAACATAACCGATCTGAGAGGCGGTAAGGTCGGACTCGGTCCCGACGGCGGAGATCTGTCGTCCTTCTTCGTCAAATCCGTTGAAGAAGTTCCGTACAACATCTCCATTATTCAGATCAGCAAAGTCTTACCGTCGGAAACGGCGTCGGCTCCGACTCCAGCTCCGGCTGAGATGAATCTCACCGGAATAATGTCGGCTCATGGCTGTAAAGTTTTCGCTGAGACGCTTCTCGCTAACCCTGGTGCTTCAAAAACTTACCAG GAGAGTGTAGAAGGAGGCATGACAGTGTTCTGTCCAGGAGATGACGCAATGAAAGGTTTCTTGCCCAAATACAAGAACTTGACTGCTCCAAAGAAAGAAGCTTTCCTTGACTTCCTCGCTGTCCCCACCTATTACTCAATGGCCATGCTCAAATCCAACAATGGTCCGATGAACACACTTGCCACGGACGGAGCCGACAAGTTCGAGCTCACTGTACAGAACGATGGAGAGAAAGTTACCCTCAGGACAAGGATCAACACTGTCCAGATCGTTGATACTATTATCGACGAGCAGCCCTTGGCTATTTATGCTACGGATAAGGTTTTACTGCCTAAGGAGCTCTTTAAGGCTTCGGCTGTTGAAGCTCCGGCTCCTGCTCCGGCACCGGAGGATGGAGATGTTGCGGATTCTCCTAAACCGGCTAAAGGGAAAGggaaggggaagaagaagaaggctgcACCGTCGCCTGACGATTCTTTTGGTGATTCGGATTCGCCTGCGGAAGGGCCTGATGGAGATGCGGATGATGCGACTGCTGATGAAGCCAGTGCGGTTAGGATCGTCGGAGGAGCTACGGCTGGTTTGGTGGTGAGCGTGTTCTGCttgtttgcttcttcttcgCTTCTGTAG
- the LOC106369591 gene encoding pentatricopeptide repeat-containing protein At4g14850-like, whose product MRREGVFPNDFTFPCAFIAAASLRLSVTGKQIHGLSVKCGRLLDVFVGCSAFDMYCKTKLRGDARKMFDEIPHRNLATWNAFLSNSVTDGRPREAVGAFIEFRKIGGHPNSITFCAFLNACSDELLLSLGEQLHVLVFCSGFDTIVSVCNGLINFYGKCKKIHCSETVFAEMGTKNDVSWCSLVAVYVQNHENEKASLLFLCSRKEFVETFDFMI is encoded by the coding sequence ATGCGACGAGAAGGTGTTTTCCCAAACGACTTCACTTTCCCTTGCGCCTTCATAGCCGCGGCTTCTTTGCGGTTGTCAGTTACGGGGAAACAGATTCATGGGCTTTCTGTGAAGTGTGGACGTCTACTTGATGTCTTTGTTGGCTGTAGTGCTTTTGATATGTATTGTAAGACCAAGCTTAGGGGTGATGCTCGCAAGATGTTCGATGAAATTCCTCACAGGAATCTTGCAACTTGGAATGCTTTTTTATCTAACTCTGTCACTGATGGAAGGCCTAGGGAAGCTGTTGGAGCTTTTATTGAGTTCAGGAAGATTGGTGGACACCCCAATTCCATAACTTTTTGCGCTTTCCTTAATGCTTGCTCAGATGAGTTGTTACTTAGTCTAGGTGAGCAGTTGCATGTGCTTGTGTTTTGTAGTGGGTTCGATACAATTGTGTCAGTGTGTAATGGGTTGATCAACTTCTATGGAAAGTGTAAGAAGATTCACTGCAGTGAGACTGTGTTTGCTGAAATGGGGACAAAAAATGATGTTTCTTGGTGTTCCTTGGTGGCGGTGTATGTGCAGAATCATGAAAACGAGAAGGCGTCTTTGTTGTTCCTATGTTCAAGGAAGGAGTTTGTTGAGACTTTTGATTTTATGATCTAG
- the LOC106371392 gene encoding cleavage and polyadenylation specificity factor subunit 6, with product MDEGDGRDQFHRNEAISAVADEGFMAEEDDDYDDLYNDVNVGDGFLQSARKTDEEKEKVKTEGEEPVLGTPEAEISTPGLVGESVAVKEEAGEGGGGGGSVTDVVVASSGYGAQERKVGDVSQQIPGGGLRVELGQAPTRANDAEAPKGNNFSQGVLPPPPSLGNNGNLMRPVLGNANGPGGNMVGNGAIIHMPGVGNGGGGGGGGVTTLFIGDLHWWTTDAELEAELCKYGTVKEVRFFDEKANGKSRGYCQAEFYDPMAAAACKEGMDGYEFNGRPCVVEIAPPYMVKRLGEAQVNRSQQAQAALAQAKRGGPADPPSKPVIATTNNNNNNGGNFQGGENRGFGRGNWGRGNAQGMGGRGPGGQMRNRPGMGGRGLMGNGGGGGFGQGPPMNMMHPMMGQGFEQGFGGPMGRMGTYGGFPGAPGPPFPGLLPSFPPVGLPGVAPHVNPAFFGRGMPMNGMGMMPNAGADMGMWDPNSGGWGGGGEDLSAARAAESSYGEEAASDHQYGEVTHDRGARPNHVKDKERASEREWSGSSDRRNREDKYAGYERDIPREKDVGHGYDLPERRHRDDRDTGREREREHHHKERERSRDRDREMDREKVRHREERERYGGDHRNRHKDEPEHDDEWNRGRSSRGHSKSRLSREDNHRSRSRDADYGKRRRLTVE from the coding sequence atGGACGAGGGAGATGGGAGAGATCAGTTCCATCGCAACGAGGCGATCTCTGCCGTCGCTGACGAGGGTTTTATGGCGGAGGAAGACGACGATTACGATGATCTTTATAACGACGTTAATGTCGGAGATGGGTTTCTTCAGTCTGCGAGGAAGACCGacgaggagaaggagaaggtcAAAACGGAGGGTGAAGAACCAGTTTTAGGTACACCAGAAGCTGAGATTTCGACACCTGGTTTGGTTGGTGAGAGCGTTGCTGTCAAAGAAGAAGcaggagaaggaggaggaggaggaggaagtgtTACAGATGTGGTAGTCGCTTCTAGTGGATATGGAGCTCAAGAGCGTAAGGTAGGCGATGTTAGCCAGCAGATACCTGGAGGCGGGCTTAGAGTTGAGCTAGGGCAAGCTCCTACCAGGGCTAATGATGCGGAGGCTCCTAAAGGAAATAACTTTTCTCAGGGTGTATTGCCACCCCCGCCTAGCTTGGGAAATAACGGGAATTTGATGAGACCTGTGTTGGGTAATGCTAATGGACCTGGTGGTAACATGGTCGGGAACGGAGCTATTATCCATATGCCTGGTGTGGGgaacggtggtggtggtggtggtggtggcgtaACTACTCTTTTCATTGGTGATTTGCATTGGTGGACAACTGATGCTGAACTTGAGGCAGAGCTTTGCAAGTATGGTACAGTGAAGGAGGTTAGGTTCTTCGATGAGAAAGCTAATGGGAAGTCGAGAGGGTATTGTCAAGCGGAGTTCTATGATCCTATGGCAGCTGCCGCTTGCAAAGAGGGGATGGATGGTTATGAGTTCAATGGGAGGCCTTGTGTTGTTGAGATTGCCCCTCCGTATATGGTTAAGAGACTGGGGGAGGCACAGGTGAACAGAAGCCAACAGGCGCAAGCTGCACTTGCACAAGCTAAGAGAGGAGGGCCTGCTGATCCTCCGAGTAAACCCGTCATTGCCaccaccaacaacaacaacaacaacggcGGGAATTTCCAAGGTGGGGAAAATAGAGGATTCGGTAGAGGTAACTGGGGTAGAGGCAATGCTCAAGGAATGGGTGGTAGGGGACCAGGTGGTCAAATGAGGAATAGGCCTGGGATGGGTGGAAGAGGTTTGATGGGTaatggtggaggtggtgggtTTGGTCAGGGACCTCCTATGAATATGATGCATCCAATGATGGGGCAAGGGTTTGAACAGGGTTTTGGTGGACCCATGGGGAGAATGGGAACGTATGGAGGATTCCCTGGGGCTCCAGGTCCACCGTTTCCTGGGCTTTTGCCCTCGTTCCCTCCTGTTGGATTACCTGGAGTGGCACCTCACGTGAATCCAGCGTTTTTCGGTAGAGGGATGCCGATGAATGGAATGGGAATGATGCCTAATGCTGGTGCTGATATGGGAATGTGGGATCCTAATAGTGGAGGATggggtggtggtggtgaagaTTTGAGTGCTGCCAGAGCTGCGGAATCGAGTTACGGGGAGGAAGCTGCATCGGATCATCAGTATGGAGAGGTTACTCACGATAGAGGGGCTCGTCCGAATCATGTAAAGGATAAAGAGAGGGCTTCAGAAAGGGAATGGTCTGGTTCATCTGATAGAAGGAATCGTGAGGATAAATATGCTGGTTATGAGAGGGACATACCGAGGGAGAAAGATGTTGGTCATGGTTATGATTTGCCAGAGAGAAGGCATCGTGATGATAGAGACACCGGTCGTGAGCGTGAGAGGGAACATCATCATAAGGAGCGTGAACGTTCCAGGGATCGTGACAGAGAAATGGACAGGGAGAAGGTTCGTCATAGAGAAGAACGAGAAAGATATGGTGGTGATCATCGAAATAGACACAAGGACGAACCTGAGCATGATGATGAGTGGAACAGAGGTCGATCATCCAGAGGGCACAGTAAGTCACGGTTGTCTCGGGAGGATAACCATCGCTCAAGATCAAGGGATGCTGATTATGGGAAAAGAAGACGGCTTACAGTTGAATAG
- the LOC106371394 gene encoding heat stress transcription factor A-4a has product MGMCSFYSDIYEVVDDPSLDSIISWSKSNKSFVIWDPKELVEKILPRLLHYKLSHFITEIEIYGFVRIEGSEHLEFGHEQYFVRGKPELLTKMRYQAVSNMVKKGRERAEKKISVGDQMMRCRYAPIRFNKIKRSSKKSSKKAKAITPLETIYE; this is encoded by the coding sequence ATGGGAATGTGTTCGTTTTACAGCGATATATACGAGGTGGTGGATGATCCATCGCTGGATTCAATAATCTCATGGAGCAAAAGCAACAAGAGTTTTGTCATCTGGGATCCGAAAGAGCTAGTTGAAAAGATTCTTCCGAGACTTCTTCACTACAAGTTGTCACACTTTATTACCGAAATTGAAATCTATGGATTTGTAAGAATTGAGGGGTCTGAGCACTTGGAATTCGGACATGAGCAATACTTCGTGAGAGGTAAACCTGAGCTTTTGACGAAGATGCGTTACCAAGCTGTCTCGAATATGGTGAAGAAAGGTAGAGAAAGAGCAGAGAAGAAGATCTCTGTGGGAGATCAGATGATGAGGTGCAGATATGCACCTATTAGGTTCAACAAAATTAAGAGATCAtcaaagaaatcatcaaagaaaGCTAAAGCTATAACGCCACTGGAGACAATCTACGAGTGA
- the LOC106371396 gene encoding two-pore potassium channel 1 yields MSSSADSAREPLLPKEQLDPMNTTKSRTTSSSKRRLRRSRSAPRGDCTYDDNDVKTDEPPLHPSQLFNLNPNLRRVIMFLALYLTIGTLCFYLVRNQISGHKTNGVLDAVYFCVVTMTTVGYGDLVPSSSASRLLACAFVFSGMVLVGHLLSRAADYLVEKQETLLVRAFHLRQSSGGPLDILKELQTNKLRYKCYVTFIVFVVLFLAGTVFLVTFEKMPVIEAFYCVCSTVTTLGYGDRSFNSGTGRLFAVIWILTSTICLAQFLLYVAELNAETKQRELVKWVLTRRITNNDLEAADLDEDRVVEAAEFIVYKLKEMGKIDEKDVAGIMEEFENLDYDESGNLTNSDIVLAQIQR; encoded by the exons ATGTCATCAAGTGCCGATTCAGCTCGTGAGCCCTTGCTACCTAAGGAGCAGTTAGATCCCATGAACAcaacaaaatcaagaacaaCCTCTTCAAGCAAAAGAAGACTGCGTCGCTCTAGAAGCGCTCCTCGCGGTGATTGTACGTACGACGACAACGATGTCAAAACCGATGAACCCCCTCTTCATCCCAGTCAACTGTTCAATCTAAACCCGAACCTCAGACGAGTCATCATGTTCTTGGCTTTATATCTCACCATCGGTACTCTCTGTTTCTACCTCGTGAGAAACCAGATCTCCGGTCACAAGACCAACGGTGTGTTGGATGCCGTCTACTTCTGTGTTGTCACCATGACAACCGTTGGATACGGTGACCTTGTCCCTAGTAGCTCTGCCTCGAGGCTCCTCGCTTGTGCCTTTgtcttctcaggaatggtcctcGTGGGTCACCTTTTAAGCCGAGCGGCGGATTATCTAGTGGAGAAGCAAGAGACTTTGCTAGTCAGGGCTTTCCATTTGCGTCAAAGCTCTGGTGGTCCACTAGACATTCTCAAGGAGTTGCAAACTAACAAGCTGAGATACAAATGTTATGTCACGTTCATTGTCTTTGTAGTCCTCTTCCTTGCTGGTACTGTTTTCCTTGTAACGTTTGAGAAAATGCCTGTTATTGAAGCCTTCTACTGCGTTTGCTCCACGGTTACTACACTGGGTTATGGAGACAGAAGCTTTAACTCTGGAACAGGACGCCTTTTCGCTGTGATTTGGATCTTGACGAGTACTATATGTTTGGCTCAGTTTTTACTCTATGTAGCTGAGCTAAATGCAGAAACCAAACAGAGGGAGTTGGTGAAATGGGTTTTGACAAGGAGGATTACAAACAATGATCTTGAAGCAGCTGATCTTGATGAAGATAGAGTTGTGGA AGCTGCAGAGTTTATTGTATATAAGCTGAAAGAAATGGGGAAGATTGATGAGAAAGATGTAGCTGGGATCATGGAAGAGTTTGAGAACCTCGATTACGATGAATCTGGAAACCTGACCAATTCTGACATCGTTCTAGCTCAGATCCAAAGGTAA
- the LOC106370288 gene encoding uncharacterized protein LOC106370288: MGMKCLLPPALTQMFGYPSNQINQTSNFVNTHNKIKVMEREEFPGGFQVPLHYPKYSKSDYEAMDDLSLDLLLKQYGISFEGSLEDKRVFAMESFLWPDQL, translated from the coding sequence ATGGGAATGAAATGCCTATTACCCCCGGCTCTCACTCAAATGTTTGGCTACCCTTCAAACCAAATCAATCAAACCAGCAACTTCGTAAACACCCACAACAAAATAAAGGTGATGGAGAGAGAGGAATTTCCAGGTGGGTTTCAAGTTCCTCTTCACTACCCTAAATACTCCAAGTCTGATTATGAAGCCATGGATGATCTTAGCCTTGACTTGCTCCTCAAACAATATGGAATCTCCTTCGAAGGATCTCTTGAAGACAAGAGGGTCTTTGCAATGGAGTCATTTCTCTGGCCAGATCAGCTTTAG
- the LOC106370287 gene encoding uncharacterized protein LOC106370287, which translates to MKMVDKTDEEKHFSWCYFLLHLPLLFVFVTVIPFVAFLCFLSFYGFSSLLVTMAILFISTFVFLLRFFKKKTRDYLVDRSQNEVDDTADAVANDNYDIEEEDEDGLIEILLVSEEAETIEATRNTNQSRQRIRVDEDEQEEIDDVIMEEDNLIEIDLSIGSIKRRSK; encoded by the coding sequence ATGAAAATGGTGGATAAAACTGATGAAGAAAAGCATTTTTCTTGGTGCTATTTTCTTTTACATCTGCCATTGCTGTTTGTTTTTGTAACAGTAATTCCATTTGTAGCTTTCCTCTGTTTCTTAAGCTTTTATGGATTCTCCTCTCTCCTAGTGACCATGGCAATCTTGTTCATATCTACTTTTGTTTTCCTTCtgagatttttcaaaaaaaaaacaagagactATTTGGTTGATCGATCTCAAAATGAAGTCGATGATACTGCTGATGCTGTTGCTAATGATAATTATGATATTGAGGAGGAGGATGAAGATGGTCTCATTGAGATTCTTCTTGTGAGTGAAGAAGCAGAGACTATAGAGGCAACGAGGAACACTAATCAGAGTCGACAGAGAATTAGGGTTGATGAAGATGAACAAGAAGAGATAGATGATGTGATTATGGAAGAAGATAACCTTATTGAGATTGATCTTTCCATTGGATCTATTAAAAGACGAAGTAAATGA